A window of the Candidatus Methylomirabilota bacterium genome harbors these coding sequences:
- a CDS encoding ABC transporter permease, with protein sequence MTRRDWPARLRLPTLAVAAAVIVVWSLLSWRYGAYVLPSPLAVARGLGEIIRSGDVWTHTGASLSRILVGFGGAVLCALGMALAAFLSPRARGVVHDVLAVLNSTSVFVWIVISIIWFGLSNWAPIFTTFMITLPVVASNLVEGVANVDRRLLEMGDVYRLDGREKFRAIVIPSTLPYLVAGMKVGFGLALKVSVVAEIFGVTSGIGYIMNYSREILATQMVFAWALVMILVMMVTDKLVFDSISRRLARWR encoded by the coding sequence GTGACGCGACGTGACTGGCCCGCCCGCCTGCGCCTCCCGACGCTCGCCGTCGCGGCGGCCGTCATCGTCGTCTGGTCGCTCCTCTCCTGGCGCTACGGCGCCTACGTGCTGCCCTCGCCCCTCGCGGTGGCCCGGGGCCTCGGCGAGATCATCCGATCCGGCGACGTGTGGACGCACACCGGCGCCTCGCTCTCCCGGATCCTGGTCGGGTTCGGCGGCGCCGTGCTCTGCGCGCTCGGCATGGCGCTCGCCGCCTTCCTTTCGCCGCGCGCGCGCGGCGTCGTCCACGACGTCCTCGCCGTCCTGAACTCGACCTCGGTCTTCGTCTGGATCGTCATCTCGATCATCTGGTTCGGCCTCTCGAACTGGGCGCCGATCTTCACGACGTTCATGATCACCCTCCCCGTGGTCGCGTCGAACCTCGTCGAGGGGGTCGCGAACGTGGACCGGCGCCTCCTCGAGATGGGCGACGTCTATCGCCTCGACGGCCGCGAGAAGTTCCGGGCGATCGTCATCCCGTCCACGCTCCCGTACCTGGTGGCCGGGATGAAGGTGGGCTTCGGGCTCGCGCTGAAGGTCTCGGTCGTCGCCGAGATCTTCGGCGTCACCTCGGGGATCGGCTACATCATGAACTACAGCCGCGAGATCCTGGCGACCCAGATGGTCTTCGCCTGGGCGCTCGTGATGATCCTCGTGATGATGGTCACCGACAAGCTCGTCTTCGACTCGATCTCGCGGCGGCTCGCGCGATGGCGGTGA